The Chitinophaga flava genome has a segment encoding these proteins:
- a CDS encoding SRPBCC domain-containing protein: protein MNTHLISATTLVQAPIETVWACWTDPGHIRNWNTPSNDWHTPHAENDVRPGGRFLFVMKAKDDSDGFNFEGAYDEVVLYKKLSYTTTDGRKTTDLFEVAENGVKITELFEPDANMPAEAQQEFCAGVLNTFKGYVEQL from the coding sequence ATGAACACGCATTTAATTTCCGCAACAACGCTGGTACAGGCGCCGATCGAAACAGTATGGGCCTGCTGGACAGATCCCGGACACATCAGAAACTGGAACACCCCATCGAATGACTGGCATACACCACATGCAGAGAACGATGTTCGTCCTGGTGGCAGATTCCTTTTTGTAATGAAAGCAAAAGATGACAGCGATGGTTTCAACTTTGAAGGAGCTTACGATGAAGTGGTCCTGTACAAGAAACTCAGCTACACCACTACTGATGGCAGAAAAACAACTGACTTGTTTGAAGTCGCCGAAAACGGCGTAAAAATCACGGAGCTCTTTGAACCGGATGCCAACATGCCGGCAGAAGCACAACAGGAATTCTGTGCAGGTGTATTAAACACCTTCAAAGGATATGTAGAGCAACTATAA